TGAACGACGTGGCGGCGAGCATCGGGCTGGCGAATTATCCGCACGTCGCCGGCTTGGTCGCCCGGCACAAGGAAAACGCCCGCGTCTACTATGAGGAGCTGCGCGACCTGCCCGGGCTGATGCTTCCTGAGCGCCGCGAGGGATTCGATTCCTCCTACTGGCTGTTCACGATTCGAGTGGCTGATCGGCCGGCGTTCGTGCGCTCGATGGAAAGCCACGGCATCCAAGTGAATCAAGTCCATGCTCGCAACGACAAATACGGCGCTTTGGCGGAGTTTCGCGCCGACTTGCCGCAGATGGACCAGATCGCCGATGATATGATTTGCATTCCGGTTGGCTGGTGGCTTGGCGACGCAGAGCGGCGGCACATCATCGATACGATCAAGCGAGGCTGGTAATGCCGGACGAAATCTGGATCAAGCCCGCGGAGCTGGCCGACGTTTCGCAGATCGTCGCCCTGCGCAACGATCCATCGACGCTGCTGCACCTGCACGACGCGAATCAATACAACGCGGCGCAAACGGAAATGTGGCTCCGCGGCCTTCCCGCCACGTCGAAGCGCTATTCCGTCTTCGAGTGGCTCAATTCGCCGAGCGTCCCGGTGCAATGCGGGGAATTCGTCGGGCTGGTGCGGATCGATCGCATCGATTCAATCAATCGCAACTGCGCCGTCGGCCTGGACCTTGTCCCCCAGCACCGCGGCAAGGGGCTCTCGGCGAAGGTGTATGCCTGGCTGTTGGACTATCTCTTCCACCAGCTCAACATGCACATGGTCTACCTCGAAGTGCTCGAATCGAACGAGCGGGCGATCCATGTTTACGAGCGGCTCGGGTTCCGCGTCGATGGCCGGCTGCGGCAGCGGATTTTTCGCAACGGGACCTATGAAGACTCGATCCTGATGTCTCTGCTACGGAGTGAATACGAGTCATGAGCAGTGTTCTGGTAACGGGGGGCGCCGGTTTCATCGGCCACCATCTGATCGAGCATCTCTTCAAGAACACCGACTGGCAGATCGTCTGCCTCGATCGGCTCGACACTTCTGGCAATCTCAACCGGCTCACCGAAATCCTCGACGGCACGCCCGACTATAAGAAGCGATTCCATTTCGTCTGGCACGATTTGAAAGCGGCGATCAATAGCCAGATCGCCCATTCGATCGGAAAGGTGCG
This genomic stretch from Pirellulales bacterium harbors:
- a CDS encoding GNAT family protein; amino-acid sequence: MPDEIWIKPAELADVSQIVALRNDPSTLLHLHDANQYNAAQTEMWLRGLPATSKRYSVFEWLNSPSVPVQCGEFVGLVRIDRIDSINRNCAVGLDLVPQHRGKGLSAKVYAWLLDYLFHQLNMHMVYLEVLESNERAIHVYERLGFRVDGRLRQRIFRNGTYEDSILMSLLRSEYES